The genomic stretch CTCCGGCGATCCCAGACTGGCTCAGGCGGCGAATGGTGTTCGAACCGCCCCCTCCGCATCCTATGATCGAGATGTTGACCTTGATCGACTCGACCAACTTTCTCAGTTCATCGTCGTCGGGGCTGTTGGAAGGCACCGGGGCGCCTCCAGTTAGGGCTCCATTGCTCGCCGTCGAACCTCTAGCGTTTGCGCTATCCAAGTATGACCTCATGTGCACCCATCCTTGGGCGGAGATATACGCGCATGAATATATAAATCCATTTTCTGACGATGGTCGCATCGAGTCGAGGGCGCATCAAACGAACTCAAAGGCGGTGCCGCACTGAGCGCAGAAGACGTCGTTCTCTCCCAGCGGGGCTCCGCATTCCGGGCAGCTTTCCTCCAGCAATGCGCCGCACTCGCACACCAGGGCATCCTCAGGAATGGTCCGGCCGCATATGGGACAGACTCTGGAGGCGAAGAGGTCGAAGCGCTCCCGGCAGTTCGGGCAGTCAGTTCGGTCCGCGGGCACTCTCGTCCCGCATGAAGGACAGTCGAACTCTTGTCCTTCCTCCACCACTAGCGCTCCGCAGACACATTCCTCTACACCGGGTGGAAGCCCTTCGCCGCATAAGGGGCAGAGCCGGTTCGTGCTCGCCTCCCAGATCATGGAGACCGCCGCGCGGCTCGCCTTGGACCGGTCAGGAGGTCTGGGTCTCACCATGCGTTCCTCGGTGAGCGTCTCCGCGGAGTAGGCGGTGCCACAGTAGGGACAGGCGCCGGTGCGCAGGAGGCAGACGGGATGGAAGACCTTGCCACAAGAGCACTTGGCATACTCTAGACCATCTTTGACACGGCCCAGGCATATCTGACAGACGACAGGCTTGACCTTTGGACCGGATACCACCACCCGGGGCCGCTCCGCCGACGGACGACCAAGGGAGCGCAGCAGCACCTTCTTGATCCGCGCTACCGGGAATTCCACGTTCACCGGGAACGCCCGTCCTTCCCCCAGCTGTTTCGTGACACTGAGCACGATGGCCAGGCAGAGGGCCCCTAGGACGGCGGCGACGATGAGCTCCACAAGCACATCGCTCTGAACCCTGTGCCGGTAAAAGCATTTTGGCTACCTGCTACTAAACTTGATATCGCCGCACTTGGAGGGACAAAGCGCGTTCCCATCCCAAGGACGGACGTCCTCAGAGTCGAGTCCTCTTGTCAGCTGACAACATGCTCCCGCAGGGGCGCACGAAGCATCGAAGCCCTTATTAACCATCAATGTTAACGGGGTACAGATGCTTTCATATATGGGCATCG from Methanomassiliicoccales archaeon encodes the following:
- a CDS encoding zinc-ribbon domain-containing protein, with the translated sequence MELIVAAVLGALCLAIVLSVTKQLGEGRAFPVNVEFPVARIKKVLLRSLGRPSAERPRVVVSGPKVKPVVCQICLGRVKDGLEYAKCSCGKVFHPVCLLRTGACPYCGTAYSAETLTEERMVRPRPPDRSKASRAAVSMIWEASTNRLCPLCGEGLPPGVEECVCGALVVEEGQEFDCPSCGTRVPADRTDCPNCRERFDLFASRVCPICGRTIPEDALVCECGALLEESCPECGAPLGENDVFCAQCGTAFEFV